AACGATTTATTGCTAATGTCGGGATTGAAGCTAAAAATACAATGTTTTATAGTTATTGGTGCGATAGTACGGCAATTGCATTGGCTAATATGGCAAGTAAGGATGATTCAATAAAGTTTATTACCAGAATGCATAGATGGGATTTGTATTATGAAAAGCACAAAATTCCATTTTTACCATTTAGAGAGTTGATTCTATCATTTGCTCATAGAGTAATTTGTATATCTGAAGACGGTAAGGATTACCTGAGTAAAAAAGACTTAATAGAAGACCCCACTAAGATTATTGTGAGCAAACTGGGGGTGAAAGAATTAGGGCTGAATGTTGCTTATTCAGATAAGAGTTCTGCCGTGCAACTTGTTGTATTGTCTTTATCTCTAATTAGTCCTGTTAAGCGCTTAGATAAGTTAGTAACGGCTCTTTCACAAATATCTAATATTGAAATTCACTGGCATCATATAGGGGGGGGAGAGAAGGAATTTGAAGATGAAATTGAAAATACTATTAATGAAAAATTAAATAATAAGCCTAATGTCAAGGTTGTATTTCACGGGATGAAAAACAAGAAAGAAATAGATGTTTTTTTAGTTAATCAACCTATTAACATATTTGTAAATTGTAGTGATAGTGAAGGGATTCCTGTGTCAATTATGGAAGCAATGTCGGCAAGTATTCCAGTAATTGCTTATAACGTTGGTGGTATTTCTGAAATTGTAACTACTAAGAATGGAATTCTGTTGGAACAAGATAATGACGATTCAGCTCAATGTTTAACAGAGGCTTTGCAGGATTTCAGTCAACTGCCAAATGAGGAGAAAATTGAAATGTCTAATAATGCACGACGTACATGGCGAGATAAATATAATGCAAAACAGAATTTCGAATTTATGGTAGACATTCTTAATAATAATGAAAAAGTTATTGATGGAATGTAGTAGGTGTTTAATTGCGATCGATGTTTATCCGGACATTAGATTCGGATGGTGTTTGCAATGTCTGCCACGTTGTAGATAAGAGGCATCGTGCAATTAATTTATTAAAAGAGAATAATTATTTTGAAGGCGTATTATCTGAAATAATAGAATATAAATCTCCTAAAGGCTATAACTGTATTGTTGGG
This sequence is a window from Flavobacteriales bacterium. Protein-coding genes within it:
- a CDS encoding glycosyltransferase, translated to MPSRKNIVIFVTAYPYGFGEAFFEEEIKVLDQNFDHIRIVITTDQKLSDTKTFCLPTKVKLVKLTDYKKSIDLSNKFSSLFSIGVWVQLYLAKFKHLVPFSVGLVAQIVNCSRKGKAVEMAIERFIANVGIEAKNTMFYSYWCDSTAIALANMASKDDSIKFITRMHRWDLYYEKHKIPFLPFRELILSFAHRVICISEDGKDYLSKKDLIEDPTKIIVSKLGVKELGLNVAYSDKSSAVQLVVLSLSLISPVKRLDKLVTALSQISNIEIHWHHIGGGEKEFEDEIENTINEKLNNKPNVKVVFHGMKNKKEIDVFLVNQPINIFVNCSDSEGIPVSIMEAMSASIPVIAYNVGGISEIVTTKNGILLEQDNDDSAQCLTEALQDFSQLPNEEKIEMSNNARRTWRDKYNAKQNFEFMVDILNNNEKVIDGM